One genomic segment of Podarcis raffonei isolate rPodRaf1 chromosome 7, rPodRaf1.pri, whole genome shotgun sequence includes these proteins:
- the C7H18orf63 gene encoding uncharacterized protein C18orf63 homolog isoform X2, with product MNDVTCQSLFFISLPELRKLCAVKVTLNSQLAATEIRTAQRKMCRQLLHLHQDVLSSPVPGTLNQISVVMTILFYKSGKFQAYIEKNRSIMAMPERVVPAVFQTCLSYTLIAKLAPNWNQAGHLLIQGKDFLSQRGKQNAVVMDINVSETQLCISVEVFTVRLPPPELEEFNISANILKKFDSDNNAIIQKYSILSNWCYVLPSMKMGQIISISHIIPPDTPFQSYSDLQLHWENLYGYILPEDPGIYCNVYFKLIGEQQLRYPFSCIRSQPVQYFPRVDLEGVLSAFVADLKTVIPHICGLPLKMISKALYATKDLTQSSVQKVSSKPANLTGKRNCKVSLTQVIPKKGMLSPSACAIENSHKMELKVNQPKTDIFTNLSLLAEDKNTGVPGRKLYSRKQEKTSEESAGMLNSNVSFKMSNNTLRNYSTRIIPIFKGKLLQMDKQTTKATHEKKRQNASKVMNTAAKLAVFKPSTDQVNKLLRDASLKNTTNGSALQIQTGKANVKSTKLALKEKNENYGHLANYALANGAVLDRDSSKFKSIRLNSSLKSPSNLAVHHVSVVHQHLNTPSNFTTSQNTLTTESKKSHPCVSHSDVDEGNPRIFHNQIQSSAEEEKMNAYSLCSSVHRRAKQGDHKESLGISQQDTIKTTSHHLQGNGLQVYQVIKVPKTNKSSHCKDTNSVQILSKMETHLASASNRSGKRQQLKEKQVSYSKPKKLRTSKLSN from the exons ATGAATGACGTTACGTGCCAGTCTTTGTTTTTCATCAGTCTGCCTGAGCTGCGAAAACTCTGTGCCGTGAAGGTTACACTGAATTCTCAGTTGGCAGCAACAGAAATTAGAACAGCACAAAGGAAGATGTGCAG GCAACTCTTGCATCTGCATCAAGATGTGCTTTCTTCACCTGTTCCTGGAACATTGAATCAAATTTCAGTGGTTATGACG aTACTCTTCTATAAGTCAGGAAAATTTCAAGCTTATATAGAGAAAAACAGATCTATA ATGGCAATGCCAGAGAGAGTTGTCCCAGCTGTCTTTCAAACCTGCCTGTCTTATACACTTATAGCCAAACTTGCTCCTAATTGGAACCAAGCTGGTCATCTCTTGATACAAG GGAAAGATTTTCTGTCAcaaaggggaaagcaaaatgcagtTG TTATGGACATCAATGTATCAGAGACTCAGCTCTGCATTAGTGTCGAAGTTTTCACAGTACGTCTGCCACCACCTGAG CTTGAAGAATTTAATATTTCAGCAAACATCTTAAAGAAATTTGACAGTGATAATAATGCTATCATTCAAAAATACTCTATTTTAAGTAACTGGTGCTATGTTTTGCCAAG CATGAAAATGGGTCAGATCATAAGCATTAGCCACATAATTCCACCCGATACTCCATTCCAGTCATATAGTGATTTGCAGCTGCACTGGGAAAATCTG TATGGCTATATTCTTCCGGAGGATCCTGGGATTTATTGCAACGTTTACTTCAAACTGATAGGGGAACAA CAACTCAGATATCCTTTCAGTTGCATACGAAGTCAGCCAGTGCAGTACTTTCCTAGAGTAGATTTAGAAGGTGTTCTAAGTGCTTTTGTTGCTGATCTGAAGACTGTCATTCCACACATTTGTGGGCTTCCTCTTAAAATGATAAGTAAAGCATTATATGCCACCAAAGATCTTACCCAATCATCTGTACAG AAAGTTAGCTCCAAACCAGCCAATCTCACTGGAAAAAGGAACTGCAAGGTATCTTTGACTCAAGTAATTCCAAAAAAAGGCATGCTCAGTCCTTCAGCATGTGCTATAGAAAATAGCCACAAGATGGAGCTTAAAGTCAACCAACCGAAAACAGATATTTTTACTAATCTCAGTTTACTAGCAGAAGACAAGAACACTGGGGTGCCAGGGAGAAAACTGTACAGTAGGAAACAAGAAAAAACTTCAGAAGAATCTGCAGGAATGCTAAACTCAAATGTATCATTTAAAATGTCAAATAATACTTTAAGAAATTATTCTACCAGAATCATACCCATCTTTAAAGGAAAGCTGTTGCAGATGGATAAGCAGACCACAAAGGCCACCCATGAAAAGAAAAGGCAGAATGCTTCTAAAGTAATGAACACAGCTGCTAAATTGGCTGTATTCAAGCCTAGTACAGATCAAGTTAACAAATTGTTACGTGATGCATCATTAAAAAATACTACAAACGGAAGTGCTCTTCAGATACAGACTGGAAAAGCCAATGTTAAGTCTACTAAACTTGCATTAAAGGAGAAAAATGAGAATTATGGACACTTGGCAAATTatgctttagctaatggagcagTTTTAGACAGGGATTCAAGTAAATTCAAATCCATAAGACTAAATTCCTCTTTGAAATCACCTAGTAACCTTGCAGTGCATCATGTATCAGTTGTCCACCAGCATCTGAATACACCTTCAAATTTCACAACAAGCCAGAATACCTTGACCACTGAGTCAAAGAAATCCCATCCCTGCGTATCTCACTCAGATGTGGATGAGGGAAATCCCAGAATATTTCACAATCAAATACAAAGCTCAGCTGAAGAAGAGAAAATGAATGCTTACAGTTTATGCAGCTCAGTACACAGAAGGGCCAAACAAGGAGATCACAAAGAATCACTAGGAATATCCCAGCAAGATACCATTAAGACTACTAGTCATCATCTGCAGGGCAACGGCCTACAGGTATACCAAGTAATAAAG gtacCTAAGACAAACAAGTCATCCCATTGCAAAGATACAAACTCAGTtcagattttgtcaaagatggaAACACACTTGGCATCTGCATCAAACAGAAGTGGGAAAAGACAGCAGTTAAAG gaaaaacaagtgaGTTACTCAAAGCCAAAGAAACTAAGAACCAGTAAGCTATCAAACTAG
- the C7H18orf63 gene encoding uncharacterized protein C18orf63 homolog isoform X1: MNDVTCQSLFFISLPELRKLCAVKVTLNSQLAATEIRTAQRKMCRQLLHLHQDVLSSPVPGTLNQISVVMTILFYKSGKFQAYIEKNRSIMAMPERVVPAVFQTCLSYTLIAKLAPNWNQAGHLLIQGKDFLSQRGKQNAVVMDINVSETQLCISVEVFTVRLPPPELEEFNISANILKKFDSDNNAIIQKYSILSNWCYVLPSMKMGQIISISHIIPPDTPFQSYSDLQLHWENLYGYILPEDPGIYCNVYFKLIGEQLFTYPFSCIRSQPVQYFPRVDLEGVLSAFVADLKTVIPHICGLPLKMISKALYATKDLTQSSVQKVSSKPANLTGKRNCKVSLTQVIPKKGMLSPSACAIENSHKMELKVNQPKTDIFTNLSLLAEDKNTGVPGRKLYSRKQEKTSEESAGMLNSNVSFKMSNNTLRNYSTRIIPIFKGKLLQMDKQTTKATHEKKRQNASKVMNTAAKLAVFKPSTDQVNKLLRDASLKNTTNGSALQIQTGKANVKSTKLALKEKNENYGHLANYALANGAVLDRDSSKFKSIRLNSSLKSPSNLAVHHVSVVHQHLNTPSNFTTSQNTLTTESKKSHPCVSHSDVDEGNPRIFHNQIQSSAEEEKMNAYSLCSSVHRRAKQGDHKESLGISQQDTIKTTSHHLQGNGLQVYQVIKVPKTNKSSHCKDTNSVQILSKMETHLASASNRSGKRQQLKEKQVSYSKPKKLRTSKLSN, encoded by the exons ATGAATGACGTTACGTGCCAGTCTTTGTTTTTCATCAGTCTGCCTGAGCTGCGAAAACTCTGTGCCGTGAAGGTTACACTGAATTCTCAGTTGGCAGCAACAGAAATTAGAACAGCACAAAGGAAGATGTGCAG GCAACTCTTGCATCTGCATCAAGATGTGCTTTCTTCACCTGTTCCTGGAACATTGAATCAAATTTCAGTGGTTATGACG aTACTCTTCTATAAGTCAGGAAAATTTCAAGCTTATATAGAGAAAAACAGATCTATA ATGGCAATGCCAGAGAGAGTTGTCCCAGCTGTCTTTCAAACCTGCCTGTCTTATACACTTATAGCCAAACTTGCTCCTAATTGGAACCAAGCTGGTCATCTCTTGATACAAG GGAAAGATTTTCTGTCAcaaaggggaaagcaaaatgcagtTG TTATGGACATCAATGTATCAGAGACTCAGCTCTGCATTAGTGTCGAAGTTTTCACAGTACGTCTGCCACCACCTGAG CTTGAAGAATTTAATATTTCAGCAAACATCTTAAAGAAATTTGACAGTGATAATAATGCTATCATTCAAAAATACTCTATTTTAAGTAACTGGTGCTATGTTTTGCCAAG CATGAAAATGGGTCAGATCATAAGCATTAGCCACATAATTCCACCCGATACTCCATTCCAGTCATATAGTGATTTGCAGCTGCACTGGGAAAATCTG TATGGCTATATTCTTCCGGAGGATCCTGGGATTTATTGCAACGTTTACTTCAAACTGATAGGGGAACAACTCTTCAC ATATCCTTTCAGTTGCATACGAAGTCAGCCAGTGCAGTACTTTCCTAGAGTAGATTTAGAAGGTGTTCTAAGTGCTTTTGTTGCTGATCTGAAGACTGTCATTCCACACATTTGTGGGCTTCCTCTTAAAATGATAAGTAAAGCATTATATGCCACCAAAGATCTTACCCAATCATCTGTACAG AAAGTTAGCTCCAAACCAGCCAATCTCACTGGAAAAAGGAACTGCAAGGTATCTTTGACTCAAGTAATTCCAAAAAAAGGCATGCTCAGTCCTTCAGCATGTGCTATAGAAAATAGCCACAAGATGGAGCTTAAAGTCAACCAACCGAAAACAGATATTTTTACTAATCTCAGTTTACTAGCAGAAGACAAGAACACTGGGGTGCCAGGGAGAAAACTGTACAGTAGGAAACAAGAAAAAACTTCAGAAGAATCTGCAGGAATGCTAAACTCAAATGTATCATTTAAAATGTCAAATAATACTTTAAGAAATTATTCTACCAGAATCATACCCATCTTTAAAGGAAAGCTGTTGCAGATGGATAAGCAGACCACAAAGGCCACCCATGAAAAGAAAAGGCAGAATGCTTCTAAAGTAATGAACACAGCTGCTAAATTGGCTGTATTCAAGCCTAGTACAGATCAAGTTAACAAATTGTTACGTGATGCATCATTAAAAAATACTACAAACGGAAGTGCTCTTCAGATACAGACTGGAAAAGCCAATGTTAAGTCTACTAAACTTGCATTAAAGGAGAAAAATGAGAATTATGGACACTTGGCAAATTatgctttagctaatggagcagTTTTAGACAGGGATTCAAGTAAATTCAAATCCATAAGACTAAATTCCTCTTTGAAATCACCTAGTAACCTTGCAGTGCATCATGTATCAGTTGTCCACCAGCATCTGAATACACCTTCAAATTTCACAACAAGCCAGAATACCTTGACCACTGAGTCAAAGAAATCCCATCCCTGCGTATCTCACTCAGATGTGGATGAGGGAAATCCCAGAATATTTCACAATCAAATACAAAGCTCAGCTGAAGAAGAGAAAATGAATGCTTACAGTTTATGCAGCTCAGTACACAGAAGGGCCAAACAAGGAGATCACAAAGAATCACTAGGAATATCCCAGCAAGATACCATTAAGACTACTAGTCATCATCTGCAGGGCAACGGCCTACAGGTATACCAAGTAATAAAG gtacCTAAGACAAACAAGTCATCCCATTGCAAAGATACAAACTCAGTtcagattttgtcaaagatggaAACACACTTGGCATCTGCATCAAACAGAAGTGGGAAAAGACAGCAGTTAAAG gaaaaacaagtgaGTTACTCAAAGCCAAAGAAACTAAGAACCAGTAAGCTATCAAACTAG
- the C7H18orf63 gene encoding uncharacterized protein C18orf63 homolog isoform X3 produces the protein MNDVTCQSLFFISLPELRKLCAVKVTLNSQLAATEIRTAQRKMCRQLLHLHQDVLSSPVPGTLNQISVVMTILFYKSGKFQAYIEKNRSIMAMPERVVPAVFQTCLSYTLIAKLAPNWNQAGHLLIQGKDFLSQRGKQNAVVMDINVSETQLCISVEVFTVRLPPPELEEFNISANILKKFDSDNNAIIQKYSILSNWCYVLPSMKMGQIISISHIIPPDTPFQSYSDLQLHWENLYGYILPEDPGIYCNVYFKLIGEQQLRYPFSCIRSQPVQYFPRVDLEGVLSAFVADLKTVIPHICGLPLKMISKALYATKDLTQSSVQKVSSKPANLTGKRNCKVSLTQVIPKKGMLSPSACAIENSHKMELKVNQPKTDIFTNLSLLAEDKNTGVPGRKLYSRKQEKTSEESAGMLNSNVSFKMSNNTLRNYSTRIIPIFKGKLLQMDKQTTKATHEKKRQNASKVMNTAAKLAVFKPSTDQVNKLLRDASLKNTTNGSALQIQTGKANVKSTKLALKEKNENYGHLANYALANGAVLDRDSSKFKSIRLNSSLKSPSNLAVHHVSVVHQHLNTPSNFTTSQNTLTTESKKSHPCVSHSDVDEGNPRIFHNQIQSSAEEEKMNAYSLCSSVHRRAKQGDHKESLGISQQDTIKTTSHHLQGNGLQVPKTNKSSHCKDTNSVQILSKMETHLASASNRSGKRQQLKEKQVSYSKPKKLRTSKLSN, from the exons ATGAATGACGTTACGTGCCAGTCTTTGTTTTTCATCAGTCTGCCTGAGCTGCGAAAACTCTGTGCCGTGAAGGTTACACTGAATTCTCAGTTGGCAGCAACAGAAATTAGAACAGCACAAAGGAAGATGTGCAG GCAACTCTTGCATCTGCATCAAGATGTGCTTTCTTCACCTGTTCCTGGAACATTGAATCAAATTTCAGTGGTTATGACG aTACTCTTCTATAAGTCAGGAAAATTTCAAGCTTATATAGAGAAAAACAGATCTATA ATGGCAATGCCAGAGAGAGTTGTCCCAGCTGTCTTTCAAACCTGCCTGTCTTATACACTTATAGCCAAACTTGCTCCTAATTGGAACCAAGCTGGTCATCTCTTGATACAAG GGAAAGATTTTCTGTCAcaaaggggaaagcaaaatgcagtTG TTATGGACATCAATGTATCAGAGACTCAGCTCTGCATTAGTGTCGAAGTTTTCACAGTACGTCTGCCACCACCTGAG CTTGAAGAATTTAATATTTCAGCAAACATCTTAAAGAAATTTGACAGTGATAATAATGCTATCATTCAAAAATACTCTATTTTAAGTAACTGGTGCTATGTTTTGCCAAG CATGAAAATGGGTCAGATCATAAGCATTAGCCACATAATTCCACCCGATACTCCATTCCAGTCATATAGTGATTTGCAGCTGCACTGGGAAAATCTG TATGGCTATATTCTTCCGGAGGATCCTGGGATTTATTGCAACGTTTACTTCAAACTGATAGGGGAACAA CAACTCAGATATCCTTTCAGTTGCATACGAAGTCAGCCAGTGCAGTACTTTCCTAGAGTAGATTTAGAAGGTGTTCTAAGTGCTTTTGTTGCTGATCTGAAGACTGTCATTCCACACATTTGTGGGCTTCCTCTTAAAATGATAAGTAAAGCATTATATGCCACCAAAGATCTTACCCAATCATCTGTACAG AAAGTTAGCTCCAAACCAGCCAATCTCACTGGAAAAAGGAACTGCAAGGTATCTTTGACTCAAGTAATTCCAAAAAAAGGCATGCTCAGTCCTTCAGCATGTGCTATAGAAAATAGCCACAAGATGGAGCTTAAAGTCAACCAACCGAAAACAGATATTTTTACTAATCTCAGTTTACTAGCAGAAGACAAGAACACTGGGGTGCCAGGGAGAAAACTGTACAGTAGGAAACAAGAAAAAACTTCAGAAGAATCTGCAGGAATGCTAAACTCAAATGTATCATTTAAAATGTCAAATAATACTTTAAGAAATTATTCTACCAGAATCATACCCATCTTTAAAGGAAAGCTGTTGCAGATGGATAAGCAGACCACAAAGGCCACCCATGAAAAGAAAAGGCAGAATGCTTCTAAAGTAATGAACACAGCTGCTAAATTGGCTGTATTCAAGCCTAGTACAGATCAAGTTAACAAATTGTTACGTGATGCATCATTAAAAAATACTACAAACGGAAGTGCTCTTCAGATACAGACTGGAAAAGCCAATGTTAAGTCTACTAAACTTGCATTAAAGGAGAAAAATGAGAATTATGGACACTTGGCAAATTatgctttagctaatggagcagTTTTAGACAGGGATTCAAGTAAATTCAAATCCATAAGACTAAATTCCTCTTTGAAATCACCTAGTAACCTTGCAGTGCATCATGTATCAGTTGTCCACCAGCATCTGAATACACCTTCAAATTTCACAACAAGCCAGAATACCTTGACCACTGAGTCAAAGAAATCCCATCCCTGCGTATCTCACTCAGATGTGGATGAGGGAAATCCCAGAATATTTCACAATCAAATACAAAGCTCAGCTGAAGAAGAGAAAATGAATGCTTACAGTTTATGCAGCTCAGTACACAGAAGGGCCAAACAAGGAGATCACAAAGAATCACTAGGAATATCCCAGCAAGATACCATTAAGACTACTAGTCATCATCTGCAGGGCAACGGCCTACAG gtacCTAAGACAAACAAGTCATCCCATTGCAAAGATACAAACTCAGTtcagattttgtcaaagatggaAACACACTTGGCATCTGCATCAAACAGAAGTGGGAAAAGACAGCAGTTAAAG gaaaaacaagtgaGTTACTCAAAGCCAAAGAAACTAAGAACCAGTAAGCTATCAAACTAG